The DNA sequence AGGGCACACACTGGCAATGATCTTCGAGAAATCGTCCACCCGGACCCGGTTCTCGTTTGACATGGCCATGCGCCAACTTGGCGGGTCATCGATCACGGCGACCTCGAATGACATGCAACTGGGACGAGGGGAAACGGTGGAAGACACTGCGCGCGTCCTGTCGCGCTTTGTGGACGCGGTAATGATCCGCGCCAATGACCATTCCGATGTCGAGGCCTTTGCCGAGAATGCCAGCGTGCCGGTCATCAACGGCCTGACCGACCGCTCTCATCCCTGCCAGATCATGGCGGACCTGCAGACGCTCGAAGAACACGGCCTGACCCTGAACGGCGCCCGGCTTGCCTGGGTCGGCGATGGTAACAATGTGTGCGCCAGCTTCATTCATGCCGCAGCCAAGTTCGGCTTTTCCCTGGCCGTGGGCACCCCTGCGCGTTTTGCGCCGGATGACGAGGATATTGAAATCGCCCGGGACCTGCAGGGACGGATTGACCTGTTCGAGACGGCCGAAGAAGCCGTCGCCGGGGCTGATGTGGTCATCGCGGACACGTTTGTATCGATGGGAGATGCAGACGCTGAACGCCGACTGGAAATCCTCGAACCCTACGCCGTGACAGAAGATCTGATGGACCTTGCCAGTCCGGGCGCCAAATTCCTGCACTGCCTGCCAGCGCACCGCGGCGAGGAAGTGGACGCCGAGGTCATTGATGGCCCGCAGAGCCTTGTCTTCGATGAGGCCGAGAATCGACTCCATGCCCAGAAGGCCGTGCTGCGCTGGTGCCTCGGAAAATAGGCCCGGCCTAGCTGGCCTGCACTTCCTCGAGCCCGAAGGCGACCGGGACGGCCAGCGCGCTCATCAGCGCCAGCAGGCCGATCACGACCATCTCACCCGCCAGGTGGGCCACCAGGCTGAAGCCGCCGCCGAGGATCAGCAATGTGCCGATGATTGTGTTGGAAAGCGCCGTATAGGCCGCGCGATTGTCCTGGCTGGCCATGTCGACCAGATGTGTGGAACGGCCCAGCCGTACGCCCTGATAGGCAATCATCAGGACGAACAGAACGAGCGGCAGTGCCCAGACATCCTGCAGCAATCCTGCGGCGTTCAGGCCGAGTGTCGCGAGCAGGGCGAGGGTGGCTGCGGCTGCCGTCAGGATCAGTACTTTCCGGCTCGACCGGTCGGCCAGCCGTCCCCAGACATAAGAGCTGAGCAGGCCGGCCCCGGCAGAGGCAATGACCAGAAGGCCAAGCCCGCCGAACATCTGGCTTGCCTCGTCGGTATTCGTGCCGAGCGCCACCATGAAGGGCGGGGCAAGGGCGGTCGAAATCAGGAGGCCGCGCGTCAGGATGAACCGGCGCAGCTGCTTGTCGTCGGCAAGCAGCCCGAAATTGTCCCGGAAGGATTTGAACGGATTGCCGCCGCCCTCAGTGGAGCCTGGTTCCTCCTTCAGCGTTGTGAACAGGACAGCGCCGGTCATCCACAGACCTCCGGCCAGCAGCAGACCGCCAATGACGAGGCTCATCCGGTCGATCCATCCAACGGTCAGCAAGGCGCCGTAGATCAGGACGGCTGCGGCCCCGACCGTACTTGCCGTACCCGTGGCCGTGCCCCGACGCGATTTCGAGACGGTCTTTCCAAGTACATCCTTGTAGGTCACCGAGCAGACTGAGCGGGCGAGCGCGAGAACGGCCAGCGCGATCAGAACGGCATAGCCTGCAGCGGCGCCGTCCAGAAAGAAGGCGGCGAGGCCCATGCTCGCGGCGGCCAGGCCCTGAATGGCGGAACCTGCGGCCCAGGCCCATTTGCGCTGGGGCAGTTCCCGAAGCGCGGCAGCGGTGAACAGTTGCGGCAGCAAGGCGCCTGCCTCCCGCACCGGCACGAGCAGGCCAATCAGCCAGGTGGGGGCGCCAATGGTGGTCAGCAGCCAGCTGAGCACGAGTTTGGGATCTATCAGCCCGTCAGAGACCTTGCTGGTCGACAGGCTGGTGACATGCGTGAAAAAATTGCCCGCTTCTTCTTTGCAGGCACTGTCAGGGATATCCATGCAAACGCGCCCCTCATCTCCAGAGGTGAGCATTTCAAAGACAAGTTCCTGAGTGTTTTCAGCCATGAAGCGCAAAATAGCGCGGCCCTGCCGGCTGGCAATATTCACGTTTGAGTGTGTTCCGACAAAACAGCTGGAAGGGCGCGCAGATCGCGTTACACATGGGAATATGCCCGACAGTGAATTTCTTCCCGCCAAATTCTCCGATCCCGATGTGACCGCCAAGGGCGAGACACGCGCCAGCGTCGGCTGGACGGGGCTTAAGACGCTGTGGCTGAACACCGGCACGCTGTGCAATATCGAATGTGTCAATTGCTATATCGAAAGCTCGCCGCGCAATGACCGGCTTGTCTATCTCAGCCAGGACGACGTTCGCCCGTTTCTGGAAGAAATTGACCGGCCCATAGAAGTCGGCATCACAGGCGGGGAGCCCTTCATGTGCCCGGACATCCTGGCCATCATGGAGGATGTTCTCTCGCGCGGGCACAGCCTGTTGCTGCTCACCAATGCCATGCGACCGATGATGCGGCCGCGCATCCAGCAGGGTATCGAGCGGCTGGCCGCGACATATGGAGACCGGATGGTCCTGCGTGTCTCTCTGGATTCGCATGACCGGCGCATCCATGACGAAGAGCGGGGTGCGGGCGCGTTCGAAGAGGCCTGCAAGGGATTGCGCTGGCTGGGCGAACGCGGCGTACAAGTGGCAATCGCGGGACGCCAGACGCTGACCGAGGATGATGCGACCGCCCGCACGGCGTATGGCGCATTGGTGGCATCCCTGGGGCTGGGCCTCGACCCGTCCGACACAAGACAACTCGTCCTGTTTCCCGAAATGGTCGCCCGTGATGATCCGCCCGAGATCACGACGGCGTGCTGGGGAATTCTGAACAAGTCACCTGACGACATCATGTGTGCCAATCAGCGCATGGTGATCCGCCGCAAAGGCGCGGGCAAGGCAACGGTGACCGCCTGCACGTTGCTGGTCGACGATCCGGCCTTCGAACTTGGCGGCACGCTTGAAGAAGCAACGGCAGATCCCGTGAAGCTGAATCATCCCTGGTGCGCCAGCTTCTGCGTGCTTGGCGGGGGCAGCTGCTCGGCCTGAAGAGGCGGCTGGCAGGCGCGCCTCTTGCGGTGGGGGCAGGGCGCTGCCACATGGGGGCACCAATTCGAGGTAACCTCCCATGACCGACGCCGCCTATGCCGTCACCGATTTTGTCACGAACTTCCAGATCGTCGACCGCCCCATTCGCGGGCGCGCCGTTCGTATGGGCGAGGGCAGCCTGTCGGGCATTCTCCAGCGACATGACTATCCCAAGAATCTGGCCCGCATCCTCGGCGAGGCCGTGACACTGGCCACGCTGGTCGGTGCCTCCCTCAAATTCGAGGGCCGCCTTCTGGTGCAGGCCGAAGGTGACGGGCCGGTCTCGATGCTGGTCGGTGAATACCGGTCCGATGGCGGGGTGCGCGGCTATGCCCGGTTCGATGCCGAGGCGTGGGCGCAACTGGACAAGGTGAACAAGGGCGCAGCGCCCCACATGCCGCAACTGTTCGGCCCGAACGGGCGGCTGGGCCTGATCATCATCCAGGACAATCCGGCCATCCAGCCCTATCAGGGCATTGTGCCGCTTTCGAAGGGCACTTTGAGCGAATGTGCGGAAGACTATTTTGCTATGTCGGAGCAAGTGCCGACGCGGCTGAAACTGTCGGTCGCGGAGCTGGACCGGAAGGATGGTCATCCGGTCTGGGTGTCCGGCGGGATGATGGTGCAGCGGATCGCCGCCGACGAGACGCGCGGCGAGACAGAGGAGCCCTGGCGTGAAGCCGAAGCCCTGTTTGCCACACTGACCGATGGCGAACTGGCTGATGCGGATCTGCCCATGGAGCAGCTTCTGTACCGCCTGTTCCACGAGCAGGGCGTGACGATGGAAACGCCTCAGGCGCTGGATGACCGATGCACCTGCAATCAGGAGCGGCTGGTCGAGACGCTGAAGCAGATGCCGGACGAATCTCTGCGCGAAATGGCTGAGGCAGACGGCACGCTGGGCATCGATTGCCAGTTCTGCAATCGTCACTACGACATCCTCGTGGCCGATGTGACCGGGGATGTGAACTAGGCACCTCCACAGTTTCGTGATTGCGCCATCGGGCGGGCACTGGCACAGGTGGCAGCCATGAATTTCAAATGGCTTCCCAATGCATTGACGATCGCCCGCTGCCTGTTTGCGGGCTTCGTCCTTGTCGGCTTCTGGCAGGCAATGTCGCTGGACCTGACCCTGACCGGCCTGTCGCCAGAGGAATTGTCCCGCCGGGCAACCCTGCAGCAGCTCTGGTACCAGTTTGCGTTCTTTGCCTTTCTGGCCGGAGCCCTGACCGACTTTCTGGATGGCTGGCTGGCACGGCGGCTGGACGCGCACAGCCGCTTCGGGGTCTGGCTGGACCCGATTGCCGACAAGCTTCTGATCGCGGCGGCCCTGCTTGGACTGGCGCTCGAGTTCCGGACCTGGCTGATCTACATACCGGCGGCGATGATCATCGCCCGGGACGTGTTCATGACCTGGTTTCGCGCCACGCCGCGCGGGCGCAGCGTCGTTGTGCCCTCCAGCCTGGCCAAATGGAAAACCGGATTTGAAATGGCGGCCATCATCGGCCTGATCCTGCCTTTGGCCGTATTGCGGATGGATGCGGGCGAACCTCTCACAGACGGCTCCCCGGTGCTGGCGATTGTCGCAACGGTGGCGGTGGTGGGCCTGTTGTGGGTGGCGGCAGCGCTGTCCTGGCTGACCGCCGGCCAATACATGAAAGCGGCCGGAACGGAGTCCCGCTGAAAAGAATGCCGGCTCCAAGGGGAAAGAGCCGGCATTCCGCATTTCATCTCCTGCCGCGGGAAGAGGGGAAAACCCGTCGGCCGGAACAGACAGTCTTGCAGCAGGATCCAGAAGCACGCTCACCCACCACGGAAACACAATCGCCCGGACCGGCAAAAGTTCCGTTAAGACTTGCGGCCCGAATGGGGCATCATTTCCACGAAGATTTCGGCAATCGGCCTGCATTGCGACTCAATCCGCGTCGACAACAGGCCCATGAGATCGCGCACCTCCCCCACGACCCGATTGGTCATTGTGGCCCTGGCGGCCATGATGTTCCTGTGTCTTCCGGCCTTCCTGGCCCTGGCCGGGGCCTGACCTCATCACGCGCGACCTGACCAGAAGGGTGTCGGCGCCGCATCCCCGTAGAATTCCGACAGTCTGAGCCGGGTCCCGGCCGTCGTGCCGTCGGGCAGGTCGGACGGGGGGCACCAGCGGATTTCTGCAATCTCGGCCACGGCTGTCGCCTTTCCCTGCGTCCAGATGGGAGCCGGTACATGATAGAGCAGGACGTGGTCATTCGGAAAAGTGGCGTGGTTGGAAAAGATGCCGGACAGGGCCGGGCGCCCCTGCAGGAGAATGCCGGCTTCCTCCGCCATCTCCCGGCGCAGTGCTTCGATACAGGGTTCGCCCCGCTCCACGCCGCCGCCGGGCATGTGCCAGCCGCCGATATAGGTGTGGCGCACGAGAAGGATGTGCCCCTCGGCATTCTCGACCAGTCCGCGCACGCCCAGCGTCATGGGCCGGCGCAGGCGCGCATAGACATGGAAAAGCCGGGTTCGCAGTGAAGGCATGGCGTTCCCTAGCGCGGGGCATGGCGTCCGGACAATGTGAAACTTTCTGCAAAGGGCGGGCAAACTTCCTGAGAATTCGGGCTCGCCAAGCGGGGCAACGCGCGTTATGAGCGGTGCGAAAGCATGGAAATGCTCAAGAAAACAACAGCGAGACGGCACCATGATCCATCCTTCACTGCTTGCTATCGGCGCCATTGTGGTCGTGTTCGGCATTCTGAACCTGATTGAATACAAGCGCCTCGACTAGGAGCGACCCCGGCGCATGCCTGATTTGGCCCTGATTGCCGCCCTGATCGGGGGGCTTGTCATATTGGCGTTTGCGGGGGATTTCCTGGTAAGCGGCGCCGTCGCGATTGCCCGGCGGCTCGGCGTGTCCAAGCTGATTGCGGGCATTTTCATTGTCGGTTTCGGCACATCTGCCCCCGAAATGGTCGTCTCGCTGAACGCGGCGCTGGAGGATCGGGCCGGGCTGGCTCTCGGCAATATTGTCGGCTCCAACATCGCCAACATCTTTCTGGTGCTGGGTGTGCCTGCGCTGATCATGCCATTCGTGGCTGGCGGCCATGGGCAGGGCCGGGCACTGACCGCCATGCTGGTGGCCACCAGTGTCTGGATCCTGCTCACCGCCATGGGGCCGCTGACCGTGCTCGGCGGTATCCTGTTCCTGGCCATCCTCGTGGCCTATTGCATCGTCACATTCTACATGGCCCGGCAAGCCGTCGCGACCGGAGAGGATCCGGGCGTGGACCTTGATGACATGCCCGACGGGCTGAGCCTCGGCCGTTCGCTCGCCTATATCGTGCTGGGCATTGGCGGCCTGGTGCTGGGCGCACACCTCATCATTGCGGGCGGTGTCGGCATCGCCGAATTCTACCATGTGCCGCAGGAATGGATCGGCCTGACCCTGCTGGCCTTCGGGACCTCCCTGCCGGAAATCGGCGCAGCCATTGCCGCTGCCCTGCGCCGGCATGGTGAAGTGGCCATCGGCAATGTGCTCGGCTCCAATGTGTTCAACATTCTGGGGGCCGGCGGCATCATCTCCCTCTTCGGGCCGATTGAGATTGCGCCCACATTCACGCAATATGATCATTGGGTCATGGCTTTCGCGGCGCTGCTGATTGGTGGATTCATCCTGACGCGCGCCCGGCTGGGCCGCCTGATGGGAGTGCTGATGCTGCTGATCTATGCTGTCTATATCTATGGCCTCGTGAGCGGGCTGAATTTTCTCGGCCTGTTCCAGAGCGCCCCGGCATGAGGCCGGGCGCGGCGCTGGTTACCGGGGCCGGAGCGCGGCTGGGCCGGGCCATGGCCGAAGCGCTG is a window from the Hyphomonas sp. genome containing:
- the argF gene encoding ornithine carbamoyltransferase; this translates as MTSSAAPRHFIDLWHLESADLREILDMAHAMKKARAGWPKGRVDTGAPLEGHTLAMIFEKSSTRTRFSFDMAMRQLGGSSITATSNDMQLGRGETVEDTARVLSRFVDAVMIRANDHSDVEAFAENASVPVINGLTDRSHPCQIMADLQTLEEHGLTLNGARLAWVGDGNNVCASFIHAAAKFGFSLAVGTPARFAPDDEDIEIARDLQGRIDLFETAEEAVAGADVVIADTFVSMGDADAERRLEILEPYAVTEDLMDLASPGAKFLHCLPAHRGEEVDAEVIDGPQSLVFDEAENRLHAQKAVLRWCLGK
- a CDS encoding MFS transporter, producing MDIPDSACKEEAGNFFTHVTSLSTSKVSDGLIDPKLVLSWLLTTIGAPTWLIGLLVPVREAGALLPQLFTAAALRELPQRKWAWAAGSAIQGLAAASMGLAAFFLDGAAAGYAVLIALAVLALARSVCSVTYKDVLGKTVSKSRRGTATGTASTVGAAAVLIYGALLTVGWIDRMSLVIGGLLLAGGLWMTGAVLFTTLKEEPGSTEGGGNPFKSFRDNFGLLADDKQLRRFILTRGLLISTALAPPFMVALGTNTDEASQMFGGLGLLVIASAGAGLLSSYVWGRLADRSSRKVLILTAAAATLALLATLGLNAAGLLQDVWALPLVLFVLMIAYQGVRLGRSTHLVDMASQDNRAAYTALSNTIIGTLLILGGGFSLVAHLAGEMVVIGLLALMSALAVPVAFGLEEVQAS
- a CDS encoding radical SAM protein yields the protein MPDSEFLPAKFSDPDVTAKGETRASVGWTGLKTLWLNTGTLCNIECVNCYIESSPRNDRLVYLSQDDVRPFLEEIDRPIEVGITGGEPFMCPDILAIMEDVLSRGHSLLLLTNAMRPMMRPRIQQGIERLAATYGDRMVLRVSLDSHDRRIHDEERGAGAFEEACKGLRWLGERGVQVAIAGRQTLTEDDATARTAYGALVASLGLGLDPSDTRQLVLFPEMVARDDPPEITTACWGILNKSPDDIMCANQRMVIRRKGAGKATVTACTLLVDDPAFELGGTLEEATADPVKLNHPWCASFCVLGGGSCSA
- a CDS encoding Hsp33 family molecular chaperone HslO — encoded protein: MTDAAYAVTDFVTNFQIVDRPIRGRAVRMGEGSLSGILQRHDYPKNLARILGEAVTLATLVGASLKFEGRLLVQAEGDGPVSMLVGEYRSDGGVRGYARFDAEAWAQLDKVNKGAAPHMPQLFGPNGRLGLIIIQDNPAIQPYQGIVPLSKGTLSECAEDYFAMSEQVPTRLKLSVAELDRKDGHPVWVSGGMMVQRIAADETRGETEEPWREAEALFATLTDGELADADLPMEQLLYRLFHEQGVTMETPQALDDRCTCNQERLVETLKQMPDESLREMAEADGTLGIDCQFCNRHYDILVADVTGDVN
- a CDS encoding CDP-alcohol phosphatidyltransferase family protein gives rise to the protein MNFKWLPNALTIARCLFAGFVLVGFWQAMSLDLTLTGLSPEELSRRATLQQLWYQFAFFAFLAGALTDFLDGWLARRLDAHSRFGVWLDPIADKLLIAAALLGLALEFRTWLIYIPAAMIIARDVFMTWFRATPRGRSVVVPSSLAKWKTGFEMAAIIGLILPLAVLRMDAGEPLTDGSPVLAIVATVAVVGLLWVAAALSWLTAGQYMKAAGTESR
- a CDS encoding NUDIX domain-containing protein → MPSLRTRLFHVYARLRRPMTLGVRGLVENAEGHILLVRHTYIGGWHMPGGGVERGEPCIEALRREMAEEAGILLQGRPALSGIFSNHATFPNDHVLLYHVPAPIWTQGKATAVAEIAEIRWCPPSDLPDGTTAGTRLRLSEFYGDAAPTPFWSGRA
- a CDS encoding calcium/sodium antiporter; the encoded protein is MPDLALIAALIGGLVILAFAGDFLVSGAVAIARRLGVSKLIAGIFIVGFGTSAPEMVVSLNAALEDRAGLALGNIVGSNIANIFLVLGVPALIMPFVAGGHGQGRALTAMLVATSVWILLTAMGPLTVLGGILFLAILVAYCIVTFYMARQAVATGEDPGVDLDDMPDGLSLGRSLAYIVLGIGGLVLGAHLIIAGGVGIAEFYHVPQEWIGLTLLAFGTSLPEIGAAIAAALRRHGEVAIGNVLGSNVFNILGAGGIISLFGPIEIAPTFTQYDHWVMAFAALLIGGFILTRARLGRLMGVLMLLIYAVYIYGLVSGLNFLGLFQSAPA